The DNA sequence GGAGCACTGGCCACTCAGGTTGGGCCCGCCTTGTGTCCCAGTGCCAGGCGGCCAAGCAGTGTCGCGTAACCAGCAAGCTGCCTGCCCGCCTCAGCATCAACGGGAAGAATTGCTAAGCTTTCTTCCATCTCCGACTCCAACACCGACATTATTCAACTGTTAACGAACCATTGCCATTCATTACAGATTACTGCCATACTGGGGGATTTGCGACGCCTTATCCAACCCGCCAACTACCAGGAAACCTCCTCTCACTTTTGACCCCCGCCACCTTCCGCAGGCCCAACGGAGCTTGACAACATCCCATCCCTTCACACATAACCGCAACCATGGCGCAGGACAGCGACCTGTCGAAGACCGccgacaagggcaaggggaagGCTGCAGATGACGAGACTcagaaggacaaggccgCTCAGCCTGTGGAGAATGGAAAgaaggatgatgacaagGCTGAGAGTGCGTTGACATTTGCATGGGCATCATCGACAGCAGAAGCGCTTGCTAACACCATGGTATAGCTTCAGAAGAGCTTAGCGAGGAGGACCAGCAGCTGAAGAACGAGCTTGATATGATCGTTGAGCGGCTGACTGTGCGTTGCCATTTGATTGTCCCTGTTGCTGTGGAACATCTACTTAACTGTCTAACAGGAATCCGATACGTCCCTCTACAAGCCAGCATTGGAGGCTCTAGGGAGCTCGATCAagacctcaacctcttctaTGACAGCTGTCCCGAAGCCCTTGAAGTTTTTACGTCCACATTACGAGACCCTGACGAAGCTCTACGATGAATGGCCAGCGAGCGATGACAAGAACTCCCTTGCCGATGTGCTCTCGGTGATCGGCATGACCTTTTCTGACGAAGACCGCCAAGATACTCTCAAATTCCGATTGCTTGCGCCCACGCAAGATATCGGCTCATGGGGTCATGAGTATGTTAGGCATCTTGCTCTGGAGATCGGCGAGGTCTACGGGAAGCGCATTGCCGCCGATGAGCCAACAGCGGACCTTGTGGACCttgccttggccttggttcCCCTGTTTCTCAAGAGCAATCAGGAGGCTGACGCTGTCGATCTAATGAGCGAGCGTAAGACTTGCCTCCCTCGATTTTCTTAGGAACCTGGAAGGCTAACATCATCGCTCATAGTCGAGATTATCGAAGAGCTGCCAAAGTTCGTGGACGAGAACACATATGGGAGAGTCTGCTTGTACATGGTGTCCATGGTCAACCTGCTCACATACCCCGACAACGAACAGTTCCTCCGTGTAGCCCATGATATCTACAAGACCTACAAGCAGTACACACAGGCCATGGTGCTTGCCATCAGACTCAACGACCTCGAACTCATTGAAGCCGACTTCCAAGATGCCCCTGATCTGGCGCTCAAGAAGCAGCTTTCTTACTTGATTGCGCGCCAAAGAATATGGCTCGACAGCGATGAgaccgatgacgaggaaaTTCAAGAGTGCCTCTCTAACGTCAAGCTTCCCGATCACTTCAAGGCCCTGGGCAAGGAGCTTAACATTCTCGAGCCCAAGACCACCGAAGACATCTACAAGAGCCACCTCGAGAGCAGCCGCGTCGCCGGCCTGACCAACTTTGACTCGGCCCGCCACAATTTGGCTGCCGCATTCGTCAACGGGTTCGTGAACGCAGGCTTCGGAAACGACAAGATGATGCTGGTTGCAGGCGACAAGGAGAGCTGGGTATGGAAGACAAAGGATGAGGGTATGATGTCCACAGTGGCCTCTCTGGGCACGCTTCTCATGTGGGACATCGAGAATGGGCTTGATCAGGTAGATAAGTACACTTATCTTGAGGAGGAGCCAATCCAGGCCGGTGCTTATCTTGCCATTGGCATCATGAACTCTGGCGTTCGGTTGGACTCTGAGCCTGCCATGGCTCTTCTTGCAGACAACGACAAACTTACCCACAAGAACCCGCTGATCAGGGTATCGGCGATTATGGGATTAGGTCTTGCTTATGCTGGGTCTAACAAGGGAGAGCTTTTGGACTTCCTGttgcccatcatcaccgatACGACTCAGCAGATGCGGGTATCCGCCATGGCTGCTCTTGCTTGCGGGTTGGTATTCGTGGGCTCTTCTAACCCCGAAGTTACCGAGGCCATTATCACCACGCTCTTGGACGATGACCGCAAGGGTCAACTCACCGATAAGTGGACACGATTCCTTGCTCTTGGCCTGGGTCTTTTGTTCTTCGGGCGccaagaggaggtggatgtgaTTCTGGAGACTCTCAAGGCGGTCGAGCACCCGATGGCCAAGCCTACCTCTGTCCTTGCTTCGATCTGCGCTTGGGCCGGAACTGGTGCTGTGTTGAAGATTCAGGAGCTGCTCCACATTTGCAACGAGCACTTGGAGGAGtcagaagagaaaaagggcGACGAGCTCTTGCAGGCCTATGCTGTTCTCGGTATCGGTATTATTGCGATGGGTGAGGATGTCGGCCAGGAAATGGTTCTCCGGCAGTTCGGCCACCTCATGCACTATGGCGAGGCCAACATTCGCCGAGCCGTACCCCTGGCTATGGCTCTTGTCAGCCCAAGTAATCCCCAGATGAAGGTGTACGATACACTTTCTAGATACAGTCACGACAACGATAATGATGTtgccatcaacgccatctTTGCCATGGGTCTGGTCGGTGCCGGTACCAACAACGCCAGGTTGGCTCAGCTTCTGCGCCAGCTTGCGAGCTATTATCACCGGGATCAGGAAACCCTCTTTATGGTCCGCATTGCGCAGGGTCTTGTTCACATGGGCAAGGGCaccctctccatcaaccccttccacacCGATCGCCAGATTCTGTCGCGGGTATCGGCTGCTGGTCTCCTCACTGTTCTTGTGGCGATGATTGATGCCAAGCAGTTCATCACCTCGGACTCGCATTATCTGCTTTACTTCCTTGTCACAGCTATGCATCCACGCTTCCTTGTAACGTTGGACGAGAACCTAAAGCCATTGACTGTCAACGTGCGCGTTGGTCAGGCTGTGGATGTGGTTGGCCAGGCTGGTCGCCCTAAGACGATCACTGGGTGGCAGACACAGAGCACGCCAGTGTTGTTGGCGCATGGTGAGCGTGCTGAgttggaagatgaggagTATATTAGCTTGAGCAGTACCCTGGAGGGTCTGGTTATTCTGCGCAAGGTAAGCATTTCCGGTTAACTTTCCCATTCTTCCAGGAGGCTGACATGCTTTTCTTACAGAACCCCGATTGGGAATCAGGCAAATAAGGGTCTTGTGTCAGCGGAAGGGTAGGGTAGGGTATTTGGTGGTTTCTAGCAATAGGTTTTTCTTACCTACCTCGCAAAGTGATAGAGGGGAAAAGAGGGCTTTTATGCGACAGTACATTGTACAGTACAAATAAAGGATTGGACTTGCTGAGCGTTTAAGCAAATTGAAGCGCAAGTCGAATTGCCCTTGTAGGTCTCCAACCTATTTTGGTTTCAAGATACAGCCTCACACCTCCATTGCCATAAGCTATATCACCAAGCCATTGCCAATCCTGCTAacctcctcttttctttttatcTCCCGCAAAACTCAACGCGATCTGCTTTCATTGTCATCtgcttctcttctccttgttggtAAGGGAGAGATATTTTGTGAGATTGGCGGACGGAGTGCTATGATGCTACAGGAACACACAGAAACCACACTATCACACATGGCATCATCTTGACAGACACGTTGAGTATTGAGATCCAAACTACCCGTTTCCATGTCAAAATTCAATTCAACCCACGACGACGCTAAACGCCCTGCTGTGAGGTTTCACAAGGTATTGGTTCTTGACAAGAGAAAAGAGCAGGGAGATATGAACCCGCAATATGACACACAGACATAGACGcaacgagagagagagaggaaaaaagACAGATTCCATACAAACAGGACCCAACAACCttatccccatccccattttCAATCACACAATAAgctccctctctcctccttttcttccctcccatcctATCACCTATTTATCCTTCTTAATCCCAAAAAtattcctcttcttcttcttcttctccttatcctcccccattcccaccgAAGCCCCTGTAGCAGTACTACTCGTCCTCTCATggcccccacctccccccgacGGCCCCCCTGGGCCACTACTCAACGTCATCTGCCCCAACGCCTTCGTCGGCGGCCTAGGACCCCCAGGGGGCATCTgcccccccattcccatccctgGCGCCCCACCCCCGGGTTGCGGCGGCCtcacctgctgctgcggtggcgGCGCCGGCCGTTCAAACAAATGCGCGGGCGCCTTCTTGGGGGGCTCATCCATCGGCagcttcaacctcctcctaTCCGACTTCAGATGCCGCAAATCTTCGACGAATTTATTCGGCGTCTGCATGTGCGACGTAACCAAGTAAACATCCCGATTGTGTTTTTCGGATACTTCATAGCAGGCTCTAGCTTCGGAATACGTCGCTCCACCCGCGACAAAAACAATGATGCGCTGTCGGTTTTCAACTTGGCGGCGGTTGGCAGAAGCCCACCTCGGGGCGGCAGAGCGGAGGGAGCCCTGGGTTTGAAACGCGTCATCCGCCTGTCCGCCTGCTTGGGGTGGGATGACATAAGGGAAGGAAGTCTGATCCAAGGTTCCAGAGCAGAGGTCTTCAAGCATGTGTTTAACCGCTGGTTCGAATCTCGAGAGGGCATATTCCTCGCTCTGGACAGCGGTTTTCGTATTaggagggaagagaggggTGTTGGGTTGACGTGGGGAGACCTCTTTGAGTTGAGCTTTCAGGGGGCGAGCACCGAGTAATTCGAGGTTTTCTATCGCTGCCTTGTCGGTACTTTCTCTAGATCGTTGCAACGATGCATGCCATAACAACCGAAGAAGATCCTGGTCGATCATCCCGTCGCGGTAGAGGGCGTACAGCGCCACGAGCCGGAGACGGTCGGTGGGGGCAACGTCTTGGTCGTCTAGCAGACGAACAACTTGGTCGAGGATATTTTTGGGCTTCTTGAGGTCTTCGTCGAGGCCGGTGGCGAGGGTTTGTTCCACTGAGGCCACCTCGGAGAGCTTGAACTTTTGGAAGATGTTCATGGCTTCTTGCGCCATGGTAAGATGTAGACTATAGGCTTGCTTCATCTCTTGGAACTGAGGGAGGCCGGCCAACATATCTCGAATGTCATTGAGGCTGGTCTCGTTTTCGTTCTTTCCAGCGAAGTTGGGGTTTTTCGCGATGAAACTCTTGAAGTCTCCCATCAGCTTCGCGATTGTATCCGCCATGTGCTTGTGCCTGTTGTCCACCCATAACTTGTCTTTCTCGGTTATCTCCACATCCTTCTCTTCGGCCTGGGGTAGCCCTTCGTTGATCACCATATGATAGGTAACTGTTCCGTTTGGTTGCTCCCTGAGCGGTAGTACATCGTGGATGAATGATTGGTAGGAGAACTCGTGAAGTAACGGCGCCATCAGATCCATAGACCTGTCCGTGATTAGCAACACTGACTGAGGCCGGGTAGTTTGTGGCGGAAAGTTCTGGTCCACTTTTTGTAGCCGCTCGATCTCGTTTTGGAGGAAGCGAGCCAGGTGAAAGGAAAGAACTCCAGCTTCATGGGTCGCGGTCTGCGGCGCATAGTAGCGTATCCTCGGTGCTTCTCCAAGTGTGTGGCAGACAGAAGCTATCTTTTGCGCCAACGTCGTCAAGTGCCGTGCTACTAGATCATTGCAACTGGGATTATATAGCACTTGAAAGCTGGACGGGTCTTGGAAGGTAACCAAGTGTGATTCTCGGGGGTAGAAGTCGACGAAgaggttttgagggggagctgCTATTTGCCTCCGGGCAGCATCAACACGCCGTGCTAGGGCATCGGGTAGAATCCCGGTCCATATCAAAAATGCACTTCGGTAGCGGCGGCGTTCGAAATCGGCCATGAGGCAATCGACGGCAAATGGTGTAGGCGATATCACGTAAATTGCGTCCATGGTTGGATTGGGCTCCCGGCGCTCCTCGATCCTCTCGATGTTCGCGATATTATGGTTGAGAATGTCATCTTCGTTGACGGTGGTGTCGAGAATCGCCTGTGTCGTCTCATCGAGCACCAAAACCTTCCAATCTCCTCGGGTGGTATTACGAatgatgtcgatgatggACTTTTGGTGCTCCTTGATTATCGAGACTCCCTCCATTGCGGGTGCGATCAGGCCGGACCCTGGTTCAGGTTCTCGGCACTCGGCAAGGTGTCTAGGATCTGGGGTGTCTCGAAGAATGTACGGAAGGGTTGCCGGTCAGGAATTCAATTCGCAATCAAGCAGCGCCAGACAGGAGCAGAGGCAGGATTTCTGAGGTTGCGATCAAGCCGAAACTCGAAACACGGAGCGCAAGTTGGGCCTACTGCAAGACGTCCCCACTACAACTGCCAGCAACAGGATCGCGGCGCGTGCCACCCGCCGAGCCTCCTGCAGCCcagaaccctaaccctttcaAGCTAGGCATTGAGGTATTGGGGTCCATGTTATCGATAAGCCCCCGCATTCTTCAGTGGACCTTTAACCACAGCCAAGGAAAGGTTTGGCAATGATCTCATTCCTAGACTCCATTTCAGTTTCTTCGAGCTTTGTTGAAAACCAGCCTCCTCAACAGTTTGAGGCGAATAGATATACGAGAGTGCTGCCTAGATTTTGTATTACCATATCAAAAGCATTCAACATGACCCAGAGACCTGGTTACCGGACGGCTGAGGTTCCATTCTTCAAGCACGGTGCACCGGGTGCTGTTTTGATGGGTGCTGGGCACTGGCCTTGCTGCACCACTACGGCGCGGGAACCTTGGCTCCGATCGAGTTCCATAGCCCAGCCCCCCCGCAGTCGATTGCCGTAGGGTGCCGTGAGTCTGCCAATTGGTCTCCCCCGATTAATGATCACAGATATTCCGACAGTTTGGAACCGACATTATGAGCCGCAATGCGGGCTTTGCGTAACGGCATGGGAAAGGGGTGTTTTGGTGATAACCTCGGGAGCAATAACATCGTGAGATGGCCTGGTGAAGCATCAacccgcctcccccatcgACGACGGCGTTTCGACGCCGATCACCAGGCCGGCCCAATGTTTGACCGAGCTACAGAAACCGTACATGAGCCCTCCGGTCTGCGGGGAAGCCGGAAATACATGAAAGACTCCCAGGATCATCTTCCCTCCATGATCCCATCGAGCCACCAGACCGCTTCACAAGCACAGCCCACCTTTGCCCACGTTGCGTACCTTGACCTTGCTCTCAGGAGAGACGAAAGCGGCCGCTATCCCTCGTCTGGTTGCCACTACTTCTTCATTATTGCATGTCACACATGGCTGGTGATACGACTGCATCACTGGCTTGGCCTTGACAATGCCCCTCCAATCGACAAGGCTTCTCGCTTGCCATTTCCTGCATGCTTCTCTTATCAGAATGTAAGTTGTCGGTGAACCCCACCAGAAACTAGGATCTTAGCTCTTCGATCCCCTGTTTGCTCATATTAGACGCATACATGGGACATGACCTACATGACAGAACTGTGAATGTCATGGGGAGGAGCGCAATAATTCCACCATGCAAGAATTCATGAGTGAATATGCGAATGAGGATGCTAGACCCGCTTGCCCACTAGCAATGGGAGCAacaggatgaggatgggatggtctCTTAAGGGCGGGGTGCTCCCCACGGCTTGACTAGAAAATACAATCGTACTCTTGTCCTGTGTCCTTCTTTCGCGACCCCAACGTAGTCTTGACACTTGTTGCTGCCCTCGACCTCTTGCGTTCACTTACGGGACACAACCGTCCCAATCGCCCATCATGAGTCACTCTCAGGACTCCGACCTCGAGAGACAGGAGCCTCACACCTTCAAGAGCGCCCTGACATCCATCCTCACCGTCAAGGATGGCGAGGTCTACGAGACTCATCCTGACAAGAATCCCAAGTGGTACCAGAAGCTGCTTGACATCGGCGTCGAAGAGAATGGCATCAAGCCAGTACCGCTTGAGCAGCGGACGTGTACGCAGTACAACAACTTGTTCACGGTCTTCTTCACCTGTCTTCTCTGTCTACTTCCGTGGGTCCATTTTCCCGTATTCCTGTCAGTATGGACCTCACTAACCCGATGGATCTGGCCCCAGTATCCCAACCGGCATGCTCGCCACGTTGGGCATGGGCATAAACTTGAGGGACGCCTCTCTCGTCATCGTTTTCTTTGCCATGTTGACTTGCATTCCGCCTGCCTTTATGGTGATTGGTGGCATGGAGACTGGGCTAAGGCAGTTAATTCAAGCGAGATATTCCTTTGGGTACGTAATGCTCACTCTTCCTCCCTATTTATCATTTTTCCTCTGTCTATCTGGTCGAAATACTAACCAGCCTAGCCGCTACCTCGTCACCATTCCCCTACTCCTCAACGCTGCCACTCTGACTGGCTTTTCCTTGCTCTCAGCCGTGGTGGGCGGCCAAACCCTCGCCTCTCTCAACCCAGATCAGCTTTCGGTCAACATCGGTATTATCATCACCTGTCTTGTCTCCTTTGCTGTCTCCCTCTTTGGCTTCAAGGCAGTCCACTTCTGGGAAAGATGGACCTGgatccccaacctcatcgcCATTGCCATTGCCTTGGGCTGTGGCGGCAAGTATCTTCACCTGCAGACAAACAACCCACCGGCAACCGCTTCTCAGGTCATGACGTTGGGTGCTCTGATCGCGGGGTATTTCATTACATTTGGAGGCACGGTGTCAGATTACAGCATCTACCACAAACCAAACGTTGTGTCTCGGTAagcctcccccttttcttctctatCCAGACAACGTCAAAACACTGCCCGTTTTGTGTTCTCCTAAAGCATCCCACACCGAGTTTCTAACCACCCTTGTCCCCGCCGAATTCCAGATTCCGCGTCTTCGCCTACACCTActtcggcctcctcctcccgtcggtcccccttctcatcctcggcgccgCGATAGGAGGCTGCACCCCCAACATACCCTCCTGGTCCGCCGCCTACGCCACCACAGGAATAGGAGGCATCTTGTACCAAATGCTCGTCCCCGGCCTCGGCAACTTTGGGAaattcatcctcgtcctttTGGCCCTCTCCGTCATAGGAAACATTGCCATCTCGATGTACTCCATCAGCGTCAACCTCCAGCAGCTCCTGCCGTTTTTCGCACAAGTTCATCGGTTTTTCTTTATTTTTGTGGCCATGGGACTGTTGATTCCGTTTGCGATCAAGGCGGCTGAGGCGTGGGAGGAAAGTTTGACGAACTTCCTCGCGGTGATTGGGTATTGGGCTGGGTGTTTTGATGCGGTTGTCATAACAGAATTGGTGGTGTTTAGAAAGGGGGATTATAGCAGTCATGATCACAAGATCTGGAATGTTGGACGGAAATTACCGCCGGGGGTGGCGGCGCTGGGAGCGAGTTTGTTGAGTTTGGGATTG is a window from the Podospora pseudocomata strain CBS 415.72m chromosome 6, whole genome shotgun sequence genome containing:
- the sec1 gene encoding syntaxin binding protein 1 (BUSCO:EOG09261ZJR; COG:U; EggNog:ENOG503NVK8), with translation MEGVSIIKEHQKSIIDIIRNTTRGDWKVLVLDETTQAILDTTVNEDDILNHNIANIERIEERREPNPTMDAIYVISPTPFAVDCLMADFERRRYRSAFLIWTGILPDALARRVDAARRQIAAPPQNLFVDFYPRESHLVTFQDPSSFQVLYNPSCNDLVARHLTTLAQKIASVCHTLGEAPRIRYYAPQTATHEAGVLSFHLARFLQNEIERLQKVDQNFPPQTTRPQSVLLITDRSMDLMAPLLHEFSYQSFIHDVLPLREQPNGTVTYHMVINEGLPQAEEKDVEITEKDKLWVDNRHKHMADTIAKLMGDFKSFIAKNPNFAGKNENETSLNDIRDMLAGLPQFQEMKQAYSLHLTMAQEAMNIFQKFKLSEVASVEQTLATGLDEDLKKPKNILDQVVRLLDDQDVAPTDRLRLVALYALYRDGMIDQDLLRLLWHASLQRSRESTDKAAIENLELLGARPLKAQLKEVSPRQPNTPLFPPNTKTAVQSEEYALSRFEPAVKHMLEDLCSGTLDQTSFPYVIPPQAGGQADDAFQTQGSLRSAAPRWASANRRQVENRQRIIVFVAGGATYSEARACYEVSEKHNRDVYLVTSHMQTPNKFVEDLRHLKSDRRRLKLPMDEPPKKAPAHLFERPAPPPQQQVRPPQPGGGAPGMGMGGQMPPGGPRPPTKALGQMTLSSGPGGPSGGGGGHERTSSTATGASVGMGEDKEKKKKKRNIFGIKKDK
- the RPN1 gene encoding proteasome regulatory particle base subunit (COG:O; BUSCO:EOG09260JED; EggNog:ENOG503NU6Z) produces the protein MAQDSDLSKTADKGKGKAADDETQKDKAAQPVENGKKDDDKAETSEELSEEDQQLKNELDMIVERLTESDTSLYKPALEALGSSIKTSTSSMTAVPKPLKFLRPHYETLTKLYDEWPASDDKNSLADVLSVIGMTFSDEDRQDTLKFRLLAPTQDIGSWGHEYVRHLALEIGEVYGKRIAADEPTADLVDLALALVPLFLKSNQEADAVDLMSELEIIEELPKFVDENTYGRVCLYMVSMVNLLTYPDNEQFLRVAHDIYKTYKQYTQAMVLAIRLNDLELIEADFQDAPDLALKKQLSYLIARQRIWLDSDETDDEEIQECLSNVKLPDHFKALGKELNILEPKTTEDIYKSHLESSRVAGLTNFDSARHNLAAAFVNGFVNAGFGNDKMMLVAGDKESWVWKTKDEGMMSTVASLGTLLMWDIENGLDQVDKYTYLEEEPIQAGAYLAIGIMNSGVRLDSEPAMALLADNDKLTHKNPLIRVSAIMGLGLAYAGSNKGELLDFLLPIITDTTQQMRVSAMAALACGLVFVGSSNPEVTEAIITTLLDDDRKGQLTDKWTRFLALGLGLLFFGRQEEVDVILETLKAVEHPMAKPTSVLASICAWAGTGAVLKIQELLHICNEHLEESEEKKGDELLQAYAVLGIGIIAMGEDVGQEMVLRQFGHLMHYGEANIRRAVPLAMALVSPSNPQMKVYDTLSRYSHDNDNDVAINAIFAMGLVGAGTNNARLAQLLRQLASYYHRDQETLFMVRIAQGLVHMGKGTLSINPFHTDRQILSRVSAAGLLTVLVAMIDAKQFITSDSHYLLYFLVTAMHPRFLVTLDENLKPLTVNVRVGQAVDVVGQAGRPKTITGWQTQSTPVLLAHGERAELEDEEYISLSSTLEGLVILRKNPDWESGK
- a CDS encoding hypothetical protein (COG:U; EggNog:ENOG503PAFX), with the protein product MSHSQDSDLERQEPHTFKSALTSILTVKDGEVYETHPDKNPKWYQKLLDIGVEENGIKPVPLEQRTCTQYNNLFTYPNRHARHVGHGHKLEGRLSRHRFLCHVDLHSACLYGDWWHGDWAKAVNSSEIFLWPLPRHHSPTPQRCHSDWLFLALSRGGRPNPRLSQPRSAFGQHRYYHHLSCLLCCLPLWLQGSPLLGKMDLDPQPHRHCHCLGLWRQVSSPADKQPTGNRFSGHDVGCSDRGVFHYIWRHGVRLQHLPQTKRCVSVSLPLFFSIQTTFRVFAYTYFGLLLPSVPLLILGAAIGGCTPNIPSWSAAYATTGIGGILYQMLVPGLGNFGKFILVLLALSVIGNIAISMYSISVNLQQLLPFFAQVHRFFFIFVAMGLLIPFAIKAAEAWEESLTNFLAVIGYWAGCFDAVVITELVVFRKGDYSSHDHKIWNVGRKLPPGVAALGASLLSLGLVVPGMAAPWYTGPLAKVTGDIGFESAFVVTGLGYLVLRWVEIKVVGHV